CAGCAGCCGCGCCAGCGCCGCGCGGCGGCGTTCCCCGCCAGAGGCACGCGCGGGATCAAGCTCCGGGTCGAATTCCAGCCCCTCGGCGGCAATATCCACGCGCCATTGTTCCGACGGGTCCAGACTTTGCATGGCGTAGTCGCCCAATGTCGCAAACCCCGCGAAATCCGGGTCTTGCTCCATATAGCCCACCGACATGCCCGGCGGCAGGGTGCGGGTGCCGGTGTCGGGTTCGACCAGCCCGGCCATGATCTTCATAAGGGTGGATTTGCCCGACCCGTTGCGCCCCACAAGCGCCACGCGGTCGCCGGGTTGAACATTCATATCCAGCCCCTCCAGCAGCGGGTTGCCGCCAAAGCCAAGGCCGATTCCAGAGAGTTGTAACAGGGGTGCTTGTGCCATGGGGCGCATATAGGCTGCGTGGGCGTGTGTTGGAAGCGTTAAAGCAACAGGCTGGGCGTGTCGCCCATGTCCAGCCCCGGAAAGACCGTGCGCGTCAGGTCCGACGCGCGCAGCCCGAACATGTCGTGCAAGGCCCAAGCGGCATAGGCACGCACATCGCTGAGTGGCATCAGGTCGCGCCGGTCATACAGCGCAGACTCTGCCAGCCCCGGCCAGCCACCGATCATGCGCCCGCCGCGCAACGCGCCCCCGGCCAGAAGCGCCATGCCCCCGGTGCCGTGATCGGTGCCATTTGTGCCATTTTCGCGCGCGGTGCGGCCAAATTCGGTTAGCGCCAGAACCGTGGTGCGCGCCCAAAGGGCCCCCAGTTCGGCGCGCAGGGTCAAAAGCGTGGTTTGCAGGTTGCGCAGCGCGGGGCGCAGGCGGTTTTTCTGCCATTGATGCGTGTCGAACCCCGACAGAGACAGGCTGGCGATCCGGGTTTCCCCGCGTATTTGTTCGGCAAGATAGCGCGCCAGCACCTCGCCCGCGGGGCCGCGTGTGTCCATGTCGGCTTCGCTGCCCATCTCCAGCGCGGTCCGCCCGGCTTCGGCAAAAAGCGTGTCTTGGGTGAACAGATACTCCATCAACAGCCGCGCTTGGGGGCCAAGGTCCAGTTCGGTGCCCGGTTGCCAATGGGTAATCGGGGCCGCGCCATCCAGCACCAGCATTCGTTCGCGCCCCAAGGCAAAGGCGGTGCGCGCGGTGGTGCCCGGCATCAGCGTCAGCGCGCGGTTCAGCCAGCCGTCGCGGACTTGGGCCGGGTCGCCCGCGATCCCGGCTTCCAGCAGGTCTTGCCCGTCGAAATGGCTGCGCTTGTCACGATAGGGGGTGGATGTGGCGGGGACAAAGGCTAGCTCGCCCGCCTGCCATAGCGGGGCCAGCCCCGACAAGTCTGGGTGCAGCGCGAAGAACCCGTCGCCCAAGGGCGTGCCACCGTCGGACAGGCTGGGGCGCAACGCCTTGAATGCCGTGTCCCCCACAGGGCGCAGCGCATCCAACCCATCGAGCGCGCCGCGCAGGATGAGCACCACCAGCCGGTTCTCGCCCGGTGCACTGGCCATGGCGATAGGGGTCAAAAGCGGGCTGGCGGCGGCAGAGCAGCCAAGCGCGGCCACCTGCCCCAGAAACGCGCGCCGGTTGGTCTTTGAACGCATCTTGCCCCCTAGCAGCGGTTGAACTCGGGTGCGGATAGGATAATCCCCACCCCCTGCCCGCGCGTTTCTGCCCCGGCTGCGGCGCGCGCAAGCTGCCGACTGGCCATGCCGCCCATGGCGCTTGTCACGAAATCACGCGGGTCCGGGGCATGGGGCAAACGGTCCGCCAGCCCCATCGCCCATGTGATCCGCGCGGCCATGGCCTGCGCCGTGATCCAGCCGCGCGCGCTGTCGTCGTATCCGGCGGGGGATGGCACGGCTTCCCACCGTTCGCCCATCGCCCGCAAAGGTCCAAGCAGGTCGCGGCGCGTGTCGCGGTCGGACAGCGCGCGGATCTGGTCTGCCGTCACCCCTGTCGCGCGCAGGCTGGCGGCGACCCACAGCATTGGGGCGCGGGTCTTGCGCAACTCTGGCGCCCACGCCGCCGGGTGTTCCAACATGGCGCGGTAAAGCGCGCGCAGGTTGCCGCCAGAGGCCAGATAGACCGCCTGCATATGCGCCACCAGTTGCGGGTCGGGATCATCCGACACGAAATGCCGTGCCAGTTTGCCCGCCAAATGCGCCGCCGTTTCCGGGCGCAAGGCCAGATCGTCCAGCGCGTCAAACACATGGCGCTCCATCACTGGGCGGCCACCGTAGCGTTTGCCGAAAATCTCTATCAGGCCCGGCTCGGCAATGCGCGGGTCAAACTTGTAGCCATTGTCCAGATCGAAGGTCACGCCCGTCAGCAGCCGCGCCATCTGGGTTACATCGGCTTGGGTATAGCCTGCGCCCAGTGTGTGCAGTTCCAGCAATTCACGCGCAAGGTTTTCATTCAGGCCACGCCCGGTGCGCCGCCCGACCCGGCTGAACGGCCCGACCGACACATTCTGGTTCAGAAACCCCTGCATTACCGGATGCGTGACCGCCGCGCGCAACAGCGTGGCGAAATTGCCCGCGATATGCGGTTGAATGGCCTCTGCGATGTAGCTGGCGCGGGCAAAGCGGAAATAGCCCCGGCGCGTGTCGGCGGCGAAATGGTTGGCCCAGAAAGCGGTCACCCGCTCTTGGAACCCGATCGGCGCCGCGACCAGTTGCGCGATCTGCGCGCGCAGATCGGACAGGCTGTCGCGCGCCTCGTGGCGGTTGATCGTGTTCAGCGCATCTTGCGCATTCTCCCGGCGGCCCTCGCGCTGTGCGCGGCGCAAAGCGGCGCGTTCGGCGGCGCGGGCCAAGCGGGTGGCAAAGGGGGTGATCTTTGCACGGTCGTCGCGGTCTAGATCGGCAAGAAGCGCCGCACCATCCACCACGGCCCAGCCCGGACGCATGCCAAGGCCGAAGCGGATCATCCCAAGACTGTCCGGTCTGCTCATGCGCGCCCTCAAGCTTTGCCCATAAGGTGCGGGCGTGGCGCACCCCTGTCAAATCACCTGTCGGTCAGGCGGCGCGGCGCAGCACCATCACGGCATTCAACCCGCCAAAAGCGAAAGCATTGCTCATCACAGCGTCCACACGCGCCGCGCGCGCTTCGTTCGGCACCACATCGAGCTGGCAATCGGGATCGGCTTCGGTGAAATTGGCGGTGGGGGCGATCACCCCCTCTTGCAGCGCCATCAGGCAGGCCAGCAGTTCAACAGCACTTGTGCCGCCGATCAGATGGCCATGCATGGATTTCGTCGAGGATACCGGGCAAACCGCCAGATGATCGCCCATCACTTCGGCCAGCGCCTGCGCTTCGGTCCGGTCATTGGCCGCCGTGCCGGTGCCATGGGCGTTGACATAGCCGATCGCATTGGGCGCAAGCCCGGCATCGGCCAAAGCCATGCGCATGGCGCGCACCGGGCCGTCGCGGTCGGGCATGACGATGTCGCTGGCGTCAGATGACAGGCCAAACCCCGCAACCTCGGCCAAGATCACCGCGCCGCGCGCTATGGCGCGCTCGCGTTCCTCGAACACGAAAACCGCGCCGCCTTCGCCTTGCACCATGCCAGAGCGGTCGCGCGAGAAGGGGCGGCAAGTGTCGCGGCTCATCACGCGCAAACCTTCCCAAGCCTTGATTCCGCCAAAGCCCAGCATCGCTTCGGACCCGCCGGTCAGCATGATATCGGCCATCCCCGCGCGGATCATCATCAGCGCCTGCCCCATGGCATGATTGGCCGACGCGCAGGCGGTAGAGGTGGTAAAGCCCGGCCCTTTCAGCCCGAATTCCATCGACACATGCGACGCGGCGGCATTGTGCATCAGGCGCGGCACCACGAAAGGGTGAACGCGGTTCTTCCCTTCTTCATAGACCGTGCGATAATTATCATCAACCGTCAGGTTGCCACCGCCCGCCGTGCCCAGCACGACGCCTGCGCGCAACTGTTCTGCTTCCGAAAGGTCCAGCCCCGCTTGCGCCATCGCTTGGCGCGCGCTGACCAGCGCGAACTGGGTAAAGCGGTCCAACAAGGGTAATTGTGCGCGGGTGAAATGACTGACCGGGTCAAAGCCCGAAACCTCTGCCCCGATCTGAACGCTCAGGCGTTCAACATCGCGGCAGGTCAGTGGGCCGATGGCACATCGGCCAGCCTGCATGGCCTTAAAGGTGGACGCCACATCGGCCCCAAGCGGGTTCAGCGTACCCGCGCCGGTGATGACGACCCGCCTCATGCGGCCTGTTGCGAGATCAGGCCTTCGACCTGCCGGATAATCGCGCCCACCGACGAAATGTCAAAGCCGCTTTCGTCGGGGTTGTTCGCATTGAAGGGAACGGCGACATCGAAAGCCTCTTCAATTCCGAAGATGCATTCGATCAGCCCAAGGCTGTCCAGCTCCAGATCTTCCAGCGTCATGTCCTCGCGCACATCGGCCAGATCGACCAGCGCCTGTTCGGCAATGATCTGCTTGACCCGCGTTGCGATCACGTTTTCGTCCAACATGAAGTCCAGTCCCATCGGGCATCTCCTTGGCAAGAGGGATGCGCCCCGTATCTGTTCCAAATGTAACAGCTTCATGACATTGGACAACTCAAATCGGTGCCAGTGAGCGCAAACGCCACATGCCCCCTCCATCCGGAGAGGGCATGCTATGGCCATAGGCAAGGCAGGATCAGGTTGCGGGGTTAACCGCCCCTTCCGCGACAAGGGCACGGTAAATGCGGTCATCACGCCCGTAAATGTCGTCACGAAAGTTCAGTTCGCCGCGCACATTGGTAAAGGCCGTGCGATATACCAGATGCACCGGAACCGGGTTGTCCAGATACAGGCGGGTCTGTTGCCCCGTATTCAGGATGGAATGATACAATTCGCGCGGACTGTCGCTTTGACGCGACAAAAGTTCATAGGCGAATTCGCGCGGATCATCCAAGCGCACGCAGCCCGAGGAATGCGCGCGCACCGTGGTGTTGAACAGATGCTGCTCCGGCGTGTCATGCAGGTAGATGGCATAGGGGTTGGGGAACATGAATTTCACCTCGCCCAGCGCGTTTGTCGGCCCCGGAGGCTGTCGCACATTGAACGGAAAGGTGCGCGGCGTGTAGCGCCCGAAATTGATGGCTTCGCGTGGCACCACCTGCCCGCTGGCATCGACAATCTGCAAATGCCGCGCCCCGCCAGAGGCCAGCGCGCCCCAATAGGACCGCGCAATGATCGAGCGCGGCAATGTCCAGTCGGGGTTGATTTCGAGATATTTCATCGTCTCGGAAAATTCCGGCGTATGCTTGTCATCAGAGCGCGCGCCGATGATGGCCTTGGTCTCGAAGGTGACAATATCATTATCGACGATGCGCGCGTAGAAATCGGTCAGATTAACCCAGATATGCCGCTCGCCGCGCGGAATATTCATCCAGCGTTCACGTTCCATGGCAACGATAACAGAGCGCAACCGCTCTTGCGGCGTAACATTCAGCGCGCGGATCGTCGCAGCCCCGGCAATACCGTCCGGCTCTATACCGTGGTTCATCTGGAACTGCTGCACGGCGGCCTGCAAAACACCGTCATAGCTGCCGACAGCAGAGCGCTCCAGATAGCCCATGGCTATAAGCCGGTTGCGCAGGGCAATGACGGCTGGCCCCGAACTGCCGGGCGCAAACCGAACCTGCGGCACGGCAGGACCCCAACCACCTTGGGCGATTGCCGTTTCCAGCTTGTGCTTGGCGCGGAACAGCCGGGCATATTCCGGGGCGGCGGGCGCAAGATTGCGAATGAACCCCGCAGCGGGCGCCTTGGCGAAATCGGCCATCAATTGCGCAGCATCCGGGCGCGGCAATACCCGCACAATGTCGGGGTCCACGCGGATCGGGTCCAGCACGCCGCTGTGCAGGTCTGTGGCGAATTGCAGAAAGATGCGCGACATGCGCGCTTCCAGCGCGCCACGGTCCCGCTCGCTGCGCACGGCATCAAACGCCTCCATCAATCCGGGCACGTCATAGCGCTGCAATGGCAGGCCATGCTCGCCCGCACGCATCAGCGCGGTCAGGAATGCCGTGCGGCGCGGCGCGTCATCCGCCCCCGTCCACAGGTCGTCATACGCGGTGTCGCGGTAGAACTCCGACAGGCCAGAATTGCCCGACACCCCTTCGGCCACCGCTTGCTGGAAGGCTGGGAAATGCTGCGCCACCGCGGCA
This genomic window from Roseibaca calidilacus contains:
- a CDS encoding beta-ketoacyl-[acyl-carrier-protein] synthase family protein, whose protein sequence is MRRVVITGAGTLNPLGADVASTFKAMQAGRCAIGPLTCRDVERLSVQIGAEVSGFDPVSHFTRAQLPLLDRFTQFALVSARQAMAQAGLDLSEAEQLRAGVVLGTAGGGNLTVDDNYRTVYEEGKNRVHPFVVPRLMHNAAASHVSMEFGLKGPGFTTSTACASANHAMGQALMMIRAGMADIMLTGGSEAMLGFGGIKAWEGLRVMSRDTCRPFSRDRSGMVQGEGGAVFVFEERERAIARGAVILAEVAGFGLSSDASDIVMPDRDGPVRAMRMALADAGLAPNAIGYVNAHGTGTAANDRTEAQALAEVMGDHLAVCPVSSTKSMHGHLIGGTSAVELLACLMALQEGVIAPTANFTEADPDCQLDVVPNEARAARVDAVMSNAFAFGGLNAVMVLRRAA
- a CDS encoding L,D-transpeptidase family protein, whose amino-acid sequence is MLVLKAPRALPRFVVAGMTAVLLTGSAAVAQHFPAFQQAVAEGVSGNSGLSEFYRDTAYDDLWTGADDAPRRTAFLTALMRAGEHGLPLQRYDVPGLMEAFDAVRSERDRGALEARMSRIFLQFATDLHSGVLDPIRVDPDIVRVLPRPDAAQLMADFAKAPAAGFIRNLAPAAPEYARLFRAKHKLETAIAQGGWGPAVPQVRFAPGSSGPAVIALRNRLIAMGYLERSAVGSYDGVLQAAVQQFQMNHGIEPDGIAGAATIRALNVTPQERLRSVIVAMERERWMNIPRGERHIWVNLTDFYARIVDNDIVTFETKAIIGARSDDKHTPEFSETMKYLEINPDWTLPRSIIARSYWGALASGGARHLQIVDASGQVVPREAINFGRYTPRTFPFNVRQPPGPTNALGEVKFMFPNPYAIYLHDTPEQHLFNTTVRAHSSGCVRLDDPREFAYELLSRQSDSPRELYHSILNTGQQTRLYLDNPVPVHLVYRTAFTNVRGELNFRDDIYGRDDRIYRALVAEGAVNPAT
- a CDS encoding DUF1501 domain-containing protein, whose translation is MRSKTNRRAFLGQVAALGCSAAASPLLTPIAMASAPGENRLVVLILRGALDGLDALRPVGDTAFKALRPSLSDGGTPLGDGFFALHPDLSGLAPLWQAGELAFVPATSTPYRDKRSHFDGQDLLEAGIAGDPAQVRDGWLNRALTLMPGTTARTAFALGRERMLVLDGAAPITHWQPGTELDLGPQARLLMEYLFTQDTLFAEAGRTALEMGSEADMDTRGPAGEVLARYLAEQIRGETRIASLSLSGFDTHQWQKNRLRPALRNLQTTLLTLRAELGALWARTTVLALTEFGRTARENGTNGTDHGTGGMALLAGGALRGGRMIGGWPGLAESALYDRRDLMPLSDVRAYAAWALHDMFGLRASDLTRTVFPGLDMGDTPSLLL
- a CDS encoding DUF1800 domain-containing protein, which codes for MSRPDSLGMIRFGLGMRPGWAVVDGAALLADLDRDDRAKITPFATRLARAAERAALRRAQREGRRENAQDALNTINRHEARDSLSDLRAQIAQLVAAPIGFQERVTAFWANHFAADTRRGYFRFARASYIAEAIQPHIAGNFATLLRAAVTHPVMQGFLNQNVSVGPFSRVGRRTGRGLNENLARELLELHTLGAGYTQADVTQMARLLTGVTFDLDNGYKFDPRIAEPGLIEIFGKRYGGRPVMERHVFDALDDLALRPETAAHLAGKLARHFVSDDPDPQLVAHMQAVYLASGGNLRALYRAMLEHPAAWAPELRKTRAPMLWVAASLRATGVTADQIRALSDRDTRRDLLGPLRAMGERWEAVPSPAGYDDSARGWITAQAMAARITWAMGLADRLPHAPDPRDFVTSAMGGMASRQLARAAAGAETRGQGVGIILSAPEFNRC
- a CDS encoding acyl carrier protein — translated: MGLDFMLDENVIATRVKQIIAEQALVDLADVREDMTLEDLELDSLGLIECIFGIEEAFDVAVPFNANNPDESGFDISSVGAIIRQVEGLISQQAA